The DNA region TAGGACGCCAGGAACGTCAGTCCGCCAATCTTCCACCAATGGTCGTAGTGTTGCTCGAGTTCCGTCTCACTGGCGGCCAGCGCGGTTTCTTCCCGACCTTCGACATCCGCGAACGCTCCAAAGGGCATCCGGCTGTTCCGTGCTCGGAAGCCCCGGTAATCCGCCTTTACCCTGGCTTTTAGATCCGGGTCAATGGGTGCGTTGTGTGCGGGAATCGAATAGTTTGGCGTGCGCTGAAACACGGTGAGATGCTGCGCCTCGACGGCGATCAACGGAATCGACTGAATGGCGGATGAACCGGTCCCGATCACGCCTACGCGCTTGCCGCTGAGGTCCACTCCCTCATGAGGCCAACGGCCAGTGTGGTACCAGTCGCCTTTGTATTCATCGAGTCCCGGAAAATCAGGTGTGTTGGTCGAGGACAGACATCCCGTGGCCATGATGTAGAACTGGGCCGAGATCGATTTGTCGCCGTCCGATTCCGTGTGCAGGCCGATGTTCCAGCGGCGGGTGGATTCATCGAAGTAGGCCCTTGTGACCCGCGTTTCGAATTGAATGTCGCGACGCAGGTCGAAGCGGTCCGCTACATGATTGAGATAGGCGAGGATCTCGGGCTGGGACGCATAGCGCTGGCTCCAATCCCATTCCTGCTGCAGATCCTCGGAGAACTGGTAGGAGTACTCCATGCTCTCGATATCACAGCGTGCACCGGGATAGCGGTTCCAGTACCAGGTGCCCCCCACTCCCGCACCAATCTCGAACACTCGAACCGCAAGACCCATGCTGCGCAGCCGATGGAGCATGTAACAGCCGGCGAAGCCCGCTCCGACGACGACGACGTCGAAGTGCGTACGATCCTGGTTCGTAGAGCTCATGGGCATTCCTCCGTCGTCGGCAGACCATAGCGTCCGATCGCCATGCACCACGAGCCCATTCGTACAGGTTGGGAAGCTGTCAGAGAATCAGTCGGTCGAGGCGGTCAATGCGACTGGGACCGTGAGGGACTCGAAAACGTGCAGGACCCGTTCACTTTCGGGGGCCGACGACTCCGACAGCGGGTTTGGCTCGGGGACGGAAGCGGGAAGTGCAGCGGACACCCCGAAGACCGGCGATGGCCCAATTGGCCCCATTCGCCAGCGCTCTTTCAGGTAATCGCCAAATCTGGAATCCCACGCCAACTGGGCGCCGATGCGAGTGGAATGCGTCGCGTTGATGGCCTGCCAACTCGCCTTGGAGCCCCCGGATTTCTCCCAATATTCGGCATCTCCGCTGGGACTCCACGCGTAACCAAACACGTTGATGGCGTGGAACGCCGCCGCTCCCCACGCCAGATTGCTCTTTCGGTGTGCTCCGGTGTCGACGATCACCTCGGCGGCGATCCCAGTGCACACGTTGCCGATAATCGAGACTGTTTGATGTTCGTTTTGGGACAGATCACCGAACTCGAGGTAGAGAGAGCTACCGCGAAAGCTCGCGTCGACGTCCGCGCCGAACGCCGCGCCCACAGCGAGATGGCAAGCCTCGTGGAGAACGAATGAACCGAGCGCTCCAGCGCCCCGCATGCTCCAACGCGTTACGAACGAATCCGAAGTGTCCAGGCTCGCGCAGCCGGTCAGCCCACAGACCCACCCGATTGCCACGATCGCCAATACAGTCCGAACTACAGTTCGAACCCCCCCACGACACGCTGTTGCACCCCGCAACTCTTCCGCTATTGCCATAACTTTCTTGGCGTCGAACATGCAAAAAACTTGAGAGATGAGAATTCCGGGCCGACCACGCCGGAGGTGCGCACTTAACGATGTTGGTTGCTAGTGGCTGAGGCAACTGCGATGGGCGACGAACCCGAGTGTGGCAATTGTCTGATTCGCCACAAACTAGCGGCTAATGATATCCATCGGGCGCAGCGAAACCGCCAGTGTGCGCCGACAGCAGTCGGGCAAACTCGATTGTCGTGTAATCGTGATACTCAGCGCCGATAGCTTGCAACCCGATCGGAAGGCCGGTGCTGGAAAGACCGGTTGGGAAAACCGTACTCGGAAGATAGGAAGTGGTGACCACGCCAGCCCAAAAAAGTTGATCGAAGTAGGCTTGATCTCTGCCGTTCACCTGAATCGTTCGCTCGGAGAACGGTCGATGATCGTGGGGAAATGCTGGGGTCGGCGTTTGCGGGCAGATCAAGATGTCCCAATCGGTGAAGAAATCGCGCCATACATAGCGAAGACGCTCGCGCTCATTATTGTGCGACAGCCACTCTCGATGACTCGACACGATCGAACGCGTGACCACAGCCCGATTCGATTTGTCGGCCGGATCGTTGGCTTCGGCCGCGGCCTGGGCGGCTGCCCATTGATCGGGACTCAAGCTCGACCCCATGATCGAGTTGAGCAGGCTGAGGTAGGTAACATGGCCCCTCGCGAAGTCGAACTGCGGACGCGATGAGTTGGATACCCGCGCACCAAACTTGCGAAGGCTGTCGCCCAACGCAATGGCACGGTCGGCGATCTCCGTATCGACCTCACACATCTCGTCGGTCGGCCAGATCGCGACTCGGAAATCCTCCAAGCTGTTGTGTATGGACTTGCGGAGAGTCAACTGCCAACCCAGTTCGTTCAACGGCTCGGGGCCCGCAACCACGCTCATCGCCAGGGCGAGATCTTCTGCGCTGCGAGCTATTGGACCGCACACCGCGATGTCGGGTGACGCGATCATTCCGGGTATCGCGTGCCCTTGCTGCGGAACCACGCCCCAGGTCGGTTTGTGGCCGAAGACGCCGTTGAAATGTGCGGGGGTGCGGATCGACCCGCCGATATCCGAACCCGTCTCGAGACCCGTCAAACCTGCCGCCAGAGCAGCTGCACCGCCTCCGGACGATCCACCTGGCGTGCGGGTGAGGTCCCATGGGTTGCTGGTGGTTCCGTACACCGGGTTGTAACTCTGCAGATCGCCCAAAGCGACCGGGACGTTTGTCTTGCCCAGGAAGATCGCGCCAGCGTCCTTATAGCGTTCGACCACCAATGAATCAGAGCTCGCAATATTGTCCTTGAACTCCAGGTAGCCCCAGGTGGTGGGCAGTCCCGCGATGTCATAGGACTCCTTGATCGTCATCGGAACGCCATGGAGCGGGCCCCTGAAATTGCCCACCGCAAGTTCGGTATCGGCGATGCGCGCTTCGTCCCGCGCACGTTCAAAATCGCGAACCACGACTGCGTTGATGTCTCCATCGTATTTTTCGATCCGCGCGATGAAGTAGTCCGTGAGTTCGAGCGAGCTGACCTCCCCCGATCTCAGCGCTTGTGCGAGCCCGCACGCGCTGCGGAATGCAAACTCAGTCATGGATTCACTCCTTTCCAGGGAATCACGCTGATGTGTCGGCACCAAGATCCATGCGGGCTCGCCTCGGTGCAGGTGGGTCGAAGGTGGCAACACCAGCGGCGCTTGCTCTCGGAAAACCCGCGGCTCGAGCGCTCACGAATGTAGCCCAGCCGGAACGGCTCAACTCCGCCAATTTCCGCGATCCCGTGTTAGAATGACTCCGCATCCGCGCTCAGAATTTTGGGGAGCCAACATGTCAGACGCCGTTACCTATGAAACTTCCGGAGATGTGGCGATCATTCGCCTCGACGATGGCAAGGCCAACGCCCTTTCTCCCAGCTTGCTCGCAGCGCTCAACACCGCGTTGGATCAGGCCGAGGAGGCCGAGCTTGCAGTGTTGCTCACCGGTCGGCCGGGTCGCTTCTGTGCGGGCTTCGACCTCGGTGTGATGCGCGAGGGAGGCCCGGGCGCCGCGAGAGCCATGGTGACCAGTGGCGCTGAACTCGCTCTGCGGATCGCTCGATTTCCCGCACCCGTCGTGATCGCTTCGACCGGACACGCGTTGGCCATGGGGGCCGTATTGTTGATGGCGGCAGATTCTCGCATTGGCGCCGAAGGCGAGTTCAAAATCGGTTTCAACGAAGTCGCGATCGGGATGACGACGCCCATCTTCCTGGTCGAATTTGCGCGAGGCCGCATGCCCAACACGGAATTCATCGGGGCTACGGTGCAAGCGAAAATCTATACGCCTGAAGGGGCGGT from Myxococcales bacterium includes:
- a CDS encoding NAD(P)/FAD-dependent oxidoreductase; the encoded protein is MSSTNQDRTHFDVVVVGAGFAGCYMLHRLRSMGLAVRVFEIGAGVGGTWYWNRYPGARCDIESMEYSYQFSEDLQQEWDWSQRYASQPEILAYLNHVADRFDLRRDIQFETRVTRAYFDESTRRWNIGLHTESDGDKSISAQFYIMATGCLSSTNTPDFPGLDEYKGDWYHTGRWPHEGVDLSGKRVGVIGTGSSAIQSIPLIAVEAQHLTVFQRTPNYSIPAHNAPIDPDLKARVKADYRGFRARNSRMPFGAFADVEGREETALAASETELEQHYDHWWKIGGLTFLASYGDLLFDENANATAVKYVRQKIMDAVDDPAVASILIPDQIFGCKRLCVDSGYFETFNRPNVDLVDIKKAPIQEITPKGLRTSDAEYPLDVIVFATGFDAMTGALLGVDIRGRNGQTLRDKWREGPRTYLGLGTAGFPNLFTITGPGSPSVLANMVPAIEQHVNWIADCIEYLRIAGLREIEATIDAEDAWVEHVNEIADMTLFPSCNSWYLGANIAGKPRVFMPYIGFPTYVDKCEEVVAKNYEGFSLR
- a CDS encoding amidase — protein: MTEFAFRSACGLAQALRSGEVSSLELTDYFIARIEKYDGDINAVVVRDFERARDEARIADTELAVGNFRGPLHGVPMTIKESYDIAGLPTTWGYLEFKDNIASSDSLVVERYKDAGAIFLGKTNVPVALGDLQSYNPVYGTTSNPWDLTRTPGGSSGGGAAALAAGLTGLETGSDIGGSIRTPAHFNGVFGHKPTWGVVPQQGHAIPGMIASPDIAVCGPIARSAEDLALAMSVVAGPEPLNELGWQLTLRKSIHNSLEDFRVAIWPTDEMCEVDTEIADRAIALGDSLRKFGARVSNSSRPQFDFARGHVTYLSLLNSIMGSSLSPDQWAAAQAAAEANDPADKSNRAVVTRSIVSSHREWLSHNNERERLRYVWRDFFTDWDILICPQTPTPAFPHDHRPFSERTIQVNGRDQAYFDQLFWAGVVTTSYLPSTVFPTGLSSTGLPIGLQAIGAEYHDYTTIEFARLLSAHTGGFAAPDGYH
- a CDS encoding crotonase/enoyl-CoA hydratase family protein, coding for MSDAVTYETSGDVAIIRLDDGKANALSPSLLAALNTALDQAEEAELAVLLTGRPGRFCAGFDLGVMREGGPGAARAMVTSGAELALRIARFPAPVVIASTGHALAMGAVLLMAADSRIGAEGEFKIGFNEVAIGMTTPIFLVEFARGRMPNTEFIGATVQAKIYTPEGAVSAGFYDQTATSEQLADRALAEAERLAKLPRRAYVGTRAIVRGAAIELIEKTLAADLATGFPDP